A region from the Mucilaginibacter sp. CSA2-8R genome encodes:
- a CDS encoding FMN-dependent NADH-azoreductase, with translation MAKILHVISSPRGEASNSIKLGNAIIDKIKEQHSEVAVTVRDLTKGPFPHLEEAHLNAFFTPVEQHTDENKEAIRHSNEAIKEIFDADILVIDAPMYNFGIPSTLKSWIDHIARAGITFRYTAEGPEGLIKGKKAYLAVTTGGVYSSGPMASADFVAPYLRAVLGFVGVTDVTVNRAEGFAMPDLQAEALQKGIDNITL, from the coding sequence ATGGCAAAAATACTTCACGTTATTTCAAGCCCAAGGGGCGAGGCATCTAACAGCATTAAATTAGGTAACGCAATTATTGATAAGATTAAAGAGCAGCATTCAGAAGTTGCTGTAACAGTACGCGACTTAACTAAAGGTCCTTTTCCACATTTAGAAGAAGCTCACCTGAATGCTTTCTTTACGCCGGTTGAACAGCATACTGACGAAAACAAAGAGGCTATCCGTCATTCAAACGAAGCAATTAAAGAAATTTTTGATGCCGATATTTTAGTAATTGATGCACCAATGTACAACTTTGGCATTCCATCTACCTTAAAATCTTGGATAGATCATATTGCCCGTGCTGGTATCACCTTTAGATACACTGCCGAAGGTCCGGAAGGATTGATCAAAGGTAAAAAAGCTTATCTAGCGGTAACAACAGGTGGTGTTTATAGTTCAGGGCCAATGGCATCTGCTGACTTTGTAGCGCCATATTTAAGAGCCGTATTAGGTTTTGTTGGTGTTACCGATGTGACAGTTAACCGTGCCGAAGGTTTTGCAATGCCTGATTTACAAGCCGAAGCGCTTCAAAAAGGTATTGATAACATTACTTTATAA